In Vanrija pseudolonga chromosome 4, complete sequence, a single window of DNA contains:
- the FAXDC2_0 gene encoding Fatty acid hydroxylase domain-containing protein 2: MATTTQTSVANGNGHAKGSNGNGAAADPEPYTGKEHKWAVSSATRINHQPSLNLIPTIAFIVGTILFNKSVYAKQFYTWLNANYTEWEINVYWTLGITTAVYFGLGFVFMAVDLWEPLHNLFKRYKIQPDKRITWADYKQILPINVRNFVFVNVPLTLVVSKYKSMTTRYEDLPGAWATVGIYIFALFCEEAGFFYVHRLCHNKRLYASIHKLHHTFTAPVALASTYATMTEHLFSNLLPIILGFLIMNTHWGMLVMFFNSLSCGTLATHSDYNIPGLYDALGHDWHHYAYTENFGPVGLFDAIYGTDTKYQQWLKELARRDADPNWHKKARAELATRVPLEH; this comes from the exons ATGGCGACAACAACACAGACATCAGTAGCGAACGGCAACGGCCATGCAAAGGGcagcaacggcaacggcgcggCTGCCGATCCCGAGCCATACACCGGCA AGGAGCACAAGTGGGCCGTGTCCTCTGCGACGCGCATCAACCACCAGCCGTCGCTCAACCTCATCCCGACGATTGCCTTCATCGTAGGCACGATCCTCTTCAACAAGTCGGTTTACGCCAAGCAGTTTTACACCTGGCTCAATGCAAACTACACCGAGTGGGAGATCAACGTGTACTGGACGCTGGGCATCACGACAGCCGTCTACTTTGGCCTCGGGTTTGTGTTCATGGCCGTCGACCTGTGGGAGCCCCTGCACAACCTGTTCAAGCGGTACAAGATCCAGCCCGACAAGCGCATCACCTGGGCCGACTACAAGCAGATCCTGCCCATCAACGTGCGCAACTTTGTGTTTGTCAACGTGCCCCTCACGCTCGTGGTCTCAAAGTACAAGAGCATGACCACGCGGTACGAGGACCTGCCGGGTGCGTGGGCCACCGTCGGCATCTACATCTTCGCGCTCTTCTGCGAGGAAGCGGGCTTCTTCTACGTCCACCGACTGTGCCACAACAAGCGCCTGTACGCGTCCATCCACAAGCTCCACCACACCTTCACGGCGCCGGTCGCGCTGGCCTCGACGTACGCGACAATGACCGAGCACCTTTTC TCCAACCTGCTGCCCATCATCCTCGGCTTCCTGATCATGAACACGCACTGGGGCATGCTGGTCATGTTCTTCAACTCGTTGTCGTGCGGTACGCTCGCCACGCA CTCCGACTACAACATTCCCGGCCtgtacgacgcgctcggccacgACTGGCACCACT ACGCCTACACGGAGAACTTTGGCCCCGTCGGCCTCTTTGACGCAATCTACGGCACCGACACAAAGTACCAGCAGTGGCTCAAGGAGCtggcccgccgcgacgccgaccccaacTGGCACAAGAAGGCgcgggccgagctcgccacgcGCGTGCCATTGGAGCACTAG
- the MPH3_2 gene encoding Alpha-glucosides permease MPH3 produces MAASDDEKYAEKGDVMHLDQPASSEAAQIRSDAMEAEENELRMGLVEGLKTYPTAVFWSFAISLLIVMEGYDTAVLNNIIGLESFRRHFGYDTGDTSDPSQQWQLSAAWQTAVGQAPSIGCFVGIFIASWAQDRWGYKRTIQVALVSLTGFIFINFFAVNVQMLFVGELLCGLPWGAFSSSAVSYASDVTPIPLRGYLTTYVNLCWIIGQILAAGILKRAITLEGKWGYKVPFAIQWVWVVPLFIVALVAPESPWFLVRKGRLEEAEAVVVRLSSKTHKVDPAKTVAMMVRTNQMEVEAEIGGTFADCFRGSDLRRTEISCLTWMCQHLCGMVFCGSPVYFLQQAGLSEDKSFDANLGITFMAFVGTLLSWVTLTVGGRRPFFIGGMVFMSSIMWIIGGISWPADHHNSARWGQAILIMIFVFAYDFTIGPLTYCIVGETSATRLRSKTVGLARNAYNVTGVCAGILNTYMVNKTAWNWKGRAALLWAFTAVIMTIWCYFRLPEMKGRSYRELDLLFERKVPARQFKNTIISEEDDGGALNNPNAIPVDVNTGRKFSTASALHGDSKV; encoded by the exons ATGGCCGCCTCTGACGATGAGAAGTACGCCGAGAAGGGAGACGTGATGCACCTCGACCAGCCCGCGTCTTCCGAGGCCGCCCAGATCCGTAGCGATGCCATGGAGGCTGAGGAGAACGAGCTCCGTAtgggcctcgtcgagggtc TCAAGACCTACCCCACCGCCGTCTTCTGGTCGTTCGCCATCTCCCTCCTCATCG TCATGGAGGGTTACGACACGGCCGTGCTCAACAACATTATCGGTCTCGAGTCGTTCCGTCGCCACTTTGGTTACGACACTGGCGACACGTCCGACCCATCGCAGCAGTGGCAGCTGTCTGCCGCATGGCAGACTGCTGTTGGCCAGGCGCCCTCCATCGGTTGTTTCGTCGGTATCTTCATCGCCTCGTGGGCTCAGGACCGCTGGGGCTACAAGCGCACCATCCAGGTTGCTCTCGTCTCGCTCACTGGCTTCATCTTCATCAACTTCTTCGCCGTCAATGTCCAGATGCTCTTCGTCGGTGAGCTGCTCTGCGGTCTCCCCTGGggcgccttctcctcctcggccgtctcgtaCGCTTCCGACGTCACCCCCATCCCCCTCCGCGGCTACCTCACGACGTACGTCAACCTCTGCTGGATTATCGGACAAATCTTGGCAGCTGGCATCCTTAAGC GAGCCATTACGCTCGAGGGCAAGTGGGGCTACAAGGTTCCCTTCGCCATCCAGTGGGTCTGGGTCGTTCCCCTCTTCattgtcgccctcgtcgcgcccgagtcgccaTGGTTCCTCGTCCGCAagggccgcctcgaggaggccgaggccgttgtTGTCCGCCTCTCGAGCAAGACCCACAAGGTCGACCCTGCGAAGACGGTCGCCATGATGGTCCGCACCAACCAGatggaggtcgaggccgagattgGTGGCACGTTTGCCGACTGCTTCAGGGGCTCCGACCTCCGTCGTACCGAGATCTCGTGCCTCACCTGGATGTGCCAGCACTTGTGCGGCATGGTCTTCTGTGGCTCGCCCGTCTACTTCCTTCAGCAGGCTGGTCTCAGCGAGGACAAGTCGTTCgacgccaacctcggcatCACCTTCATGGCCTTTGTCGGCACCCTTCTCTCCTGGGTTACCCTCACTGTTGGCGGCCGTCGTCCCTTCTTCATTGGTGGCATGGTCTTTATGAGCAGCATCATGTGGATCATTGGCGGCATCTCGTGGCCGGCCGACCACCACAACAGCGCTCGCTGGGGACAGGCCATCCTCATCATGATTTTCGTCTTTGCCTACGACTTCACCATTGGGCCCTTGACCTACTGCATCGTCGGCGAGACCTCGGCTACCCGCCTCCGCTCCAAGActgtcggcctcgcccgcAACGCGTACAACGTCACTGGTGTCTGCGCTGGTATCCTCAACACGTACATGGTCAACAAGACTGCCTGGAACTGGAAGGGCCGTGCCGCTCTCCTATGGGCGTTCACCGCCGTCATCATGACCATCTGGTGCTACTTCCGTCTCCCCGAGATGAAGGGCCGCTCGTACCGTGAACTCGACCTGCTCTTCGAGCGCAAGGTCCCCGCCCGCCAGTTCAAGAACACCATCATctccgaggaggacgacggtgGCGCGCTCAACAACCCCAACGCCATCCCCGTCGACGTCAACACTGGCCGCAAGTTCTCGACGGCTAGCGCGCTCCACGGCGACAGCAAGGTTTAA
- the AIM2 gene encoding Protein AIM2: MSEQTSVKSCCASGHIHAGTPEGAFKQLHGLNTYVTGTGKDTIVFIPDIFGVYPNAQLLADEWARLGSWRVVIPDVFQGDAVPLSHLNTIVPNNGVLDKRTDKGKEEQGAKTMEILGPWLGKHSQQVVQPLIETFVKGIKAESGKVAAVGFCWGARYAVLLGGGASPLVDAVVGNHPSFLTEDDIAAVTKTPVAIFWGDRDEILPAAQLDGFEAVLTKNLGGTKVLVKRYAGTVHGFTIRGDDQNEREKKEKEEAATLGVEFTKKAFGQGASL, translated from the exons ATGTCTGAGCAAACCTCTGTCAAGTCGTGCTGCGCCTCGGGCCACATCCACGCCGGCACCCCCGAGGGCGCCTTCAAGCAGCTGCACGGCCTCAACACGTACGTGACCGGCACGGGCAAGGACACGATCGTCTTCATCCCCGACATCTTTGGCGTGTACCCCaacgcgcagctgctcgccgacgagtgggcgcgcctcggcagctGGCGCGTCGTCATCCCCGACGTGTTCCAGGGCGACGCTGTCCCGCTCTCGCACCTCAACACCATCGTGCCCAACAacggcgtcctcgacaagcgcaccgacaagggcaaggaggagcaggGCGCCAAGACTATGGAGATCCTCGGCCCCTGGCTCGGCAAGCACTCCCAGCAGGTTGTGCAGCCGCTCATCGAGACGTTTGTCAAGGGCATCAAGGCCGAGAG cgGCAAGGTCGCAGCCGTCGGCTTCTGCTGGGGTGCGCGTTAcgccgtgctcctcggcggcggtgcctcgccgctcgtcgacgccgtggtGGGCAACCACCCGTCGTTCCTCACGGAGGACGACATCGCCGCCGTGACCAAGACGCCCGTCGCCATCTTCTGGGGCGACAGGGACGAGATCCTCCCCGctgcccagctcgacggctTCGAGGCCGTCCTCACCAAGAACCTCGGCGGAACCAAGGTGCTCGTCAAGCGCTACGCCGGCACCGTGCATGGCTTCACGatccgcggcgacgaccagaacgagcgcgagaagaaggagaaggaggaggcggcgacgctcggcgtcgagttcACCAAGAAGGCCTTTGGCCAGGGCGCGAGCCTCTAA